In the genome of Stomoxys calcitrans chromosome 4, idStoCalc2.1, whole genome shotgun sequence, the window TGATCTCAATTTTTTTGGCATCACCGGCCAAAAAAATTGGCAGAGTACAAAGACTATATGACAGGATGTACTTCCGAAGTTGGTGTCCCCACCAACTGTAAATTACAAAAGTGTATTTAAAATACAGAATTAAAAACTATGTAAAGttataactgtactgagtaAAACGTAAAAGTTGACTCCACACTGATCACGTCGCAAGCGTTCGCCCCGGATGAGAATCAAATTAAAGTTCCCCAATTAAATATGTGACCATTCTGTTTATCCCTATAATTCTCCGTTTACCTGTTGCTTACTGCAGTTACTTACAACAGCAGTATCCCTTTACTCCCAATAATTCTCAATATTCTCCTTGAAACATTCTAAAATTCAACTTAAAAACGGTTTGCATCAAAAAACAATTTCCCCCCAAATTCCATGTGATTTTCGTATCCCAAtgacattttgttttctttcaatcTGGTAActcgattttgttttgtttttatcaatGAGTGACTTTGCTTGTCCCTTTTCTTTCATCTTTCTACTTATTTCGCTTCAGTGATTTTCGTTTTCAGTTGCTTTTCGGTCTGTTGCGCTTCTGTGTGCCTttttaatttgcatttttatttttattaagttTAAAGCTGTTTTTCTTTATCGAGTTAGTTTTAACGGTGTCACTTGAAAACGTTTTATAATTGTATAATGAAAAACTATCGAAATTGAATTTAATACTCCTAGTGAAATATGTTAGTTTTTCGCAATGAATTGTGCATTATTTCTAGAATAACGTTATATACGATTTTCATTCACCTTTCGTTGTTtcttgtattttgttgttgccatTTAAAGGAAGTGTGCGTGTGTTAGTGCATTTATATGTGGTGCGTTGAAGTAGTGGTTGGTTGAGGAAAGTTGACATTTAAACGGTGTGTGCGAGTAGTGTTGTAAAGCGGTAAAATATGAAACTATTATGGGTTTAATTAAATGGAGGCGTCAGCGATTGCGGTTATGATAAATATTGTAGTTTAAAAGGCAATATTTACACTGCGAAAATCAAAGTAACGACTGCAAACATCAAAAATAATCACGATCAAATTAATGTTATCATGTCCCACTGTGTGAAATtggcatgttttgtttttggcaaaaaatgcaGTATACCGCAAAATGGTAAAAATCTTTTACTCCGTCCAAAATCACGCttgctaaaaatatattaagttTCCATCCATCAAACGACCCCTTGCCCCACCCAAGTGCAATGGCAccgaaaataaaacgaaattttgtggaaaAGCTGTAGAATTTTTCGTTGTATTAATGTGTTGAATTAATTGAAGTGCGCTGTTGGCGAAaatctaataaagggtgatttttttaagagctataggaaagtatttaaaaaaaaaacaaaatttagaaaatttatttgaagattatttcgtgcctgctcctcaaatggtccatatagGCCAGTTTTGGCataatctttccaacattttggctggtatctcacgaataaatgctttaatgttgtcttccaattgaagcgggcttgtctgaatAGATATAAGCTTTAACACAACCCCGCccaaaatagtctaaagacgttaaatcgcacgatctaggcggccaaatgaccgttcccgaacgtgaaataaattgttcactcaccgaactcgcctgatcttcgctccaaaatcgacaattctgcttatttacgtactcattgagccaaaaatgagcttcgttgctcatttttctttcttaacagcacgcatttttataataaaattcaataacttggaagcgttgttcgtttataGGACCATTTATGGTTCaagtatagaccaaactgaagatttttgacagtaaaacaTAGCACGGAACGTgcgtaagctgtttaaaccaatgttgccaaaatgattatagcaaaaaaatcaccctttataatcgcGCATCTTCAGACCCACCTCAAAAAATACTCAAATTTGAGGTAAAGTTATTCCAGGAAAATAGCTTGCATTTTTATGAACACAATATTGAATTCATTGAATTGAATATATTCAAAATATCTCAACATAGTAGTATTCAAAATGACTCCAAAAAGTTTTTGAGTGCAGAAAAGCAACGTAGGTCAAGTAGTACTGAAGATTGGTTGGCacccaaatatgatttattacctgatttgacTCTCTAAACATGACATTGTAGATATGAATTGTGCTACGACTCTTATAATCGGAGCAGATCTGGGTTGTCGCGGACTGAGTTCAACAACTCATGAGCAATCTCAATCTCATAAACGAACCAAAACTCATCAGGATAAATAAAACAGCAGTCAAAAATTAACTAAACATTTAAAATGGTGGAGAGAATTTTCGGTGCTTACATAGGATGAAAGTAGGGGCTCTTATATTCGCTTATCCCTTCTTACATCTGCATGATGTAAGACAATCGTGACATCACAAAGTGTCTTTAGATCTCAATGGAATCCGCTGCTTGGAATGGATTGTATTTCAACGGTGGTCTAATATTACACCTCACAGGAAGAAGGGGCAGTTAAATATtaagatattaaaaattgaagcGACTAGGAAATTAATCCACTACAATAATTTTAAAtcgaatatataaaaaaatctatatcTTTTTATGTGTAATGAACAAACCTCGTGATAATgccttaattgaaaaaaatcctcAGTAACCGTTAGTATTGTTAACATGGTTTTGTTGCATAAATTTCTATTGGTATTCTTCCAACAAAGATCGCGAAATCAgtaaaattttggaagtgactacTTTATGACCTCAGTTTTAACAcaccaaaaattataaattgttattgtttttcttaCATCAGTTAACTAAGGAGTTTACTATTTACGCTTACAAACCCGTATTTAtgcaaagtaaaagaagacccATTTAGTTTTATCCGACTACATGTTCCCTCCTTTTTTCTTGCTGTGTATAATGCCCATTTGCAAACTCTTCATCTTAAAAACTAACGCTTACTAACACTACAACTTTGCAACGCACGAGCGGATCTCAAatggcaacaacaaaatacaacaACACAGCATTTTGACAATCAACAGACTCTCCCCGTTTTTCTTTTGTGTGTGATTTCggttgagtgagtgagtgactcGTTTAGTGtatgattattttatgttgcacAAAACGTACGTCTTACGAAGTAGTCGAATTATTAAACAACAgtaggaagaagaaaaataatttttacatcgctttgtttttgcttttttgcataattttgtacagaaatagttttattttagaaaaatttaatatacaaACAACTGCAAATAAGAAAAAGTGGAAAGCATAAATGAGAAATACGTGAAAATATTCGGGCGAAACTTGCAATCACTTCCGttccaaaaagtaaaaaaaaaataataaaaacgacaaacaacaaaaggaaaataaaaaatacgtaaattgacttttttcatagCGAATGAGAGTAGAAGATATAATTGAGGAGGTTTAATTGGAGGAATCCCAACCAGAAGCGAGAAGCACCAGTGGAAAAATATCGTCGTCGCGTTAATAATAAAAGACAACAGAAAGGCCGTCTGTCTAATCCTCTAAAATGGTTGACCGTCTGGTGAATTCCGAAGCAAATACAAGACGTATTGCCACAGTGGAGAATTGCTTTGGCAGTTCTGGTGTGGCCCTGGCCATACCCGGACGAGTGCTGGTGGGTGAGGGTGTCTTAACCAAAATGTGCCGCAAACGTCCCAAATCGAGACAATTCTTTCTGTTCAATGACATCTTGGTCTATGGCAATATTGTCATTGGCAAAAAGAAATACAACAAACAACACATAATGCCTTTGGAAGAGGTTTCATTGGAGAACATTGACGATTGTACCCAGTATCGAAATGGTTGGCTTATACGTACCACCACCAAATCGTTTGTGGTGTGTGCGGCCACGCCAACAGAGAAACAAGAATGGATGGCCCATATTAACAAGTGTGTGGAGGATCTACTAAGAAAATCGGGCAAGAAACCCGTGGAGAATCATGCCGCCGTATGGGTGCCCGATGCAGAGGCAAACGTATGCatgcattgcaaaaaaacacaaTTCACAATGATTGTGCGACGTCACCATTGTCGTAATTGTGGCGCGGTTGTTTGCGGGCCATGCTCATCGAAGAAATTCCTATTGCCCCAACAAAGCTCGAAGCCACAACGTGTGTGTTCCAGCTGCTATGATCGTCTGAGTAAGGTTGTTAAACAGGAATCAGCTAAAATGTCGTCGAACTCCTTGAATTCCTCGGCTCACAACGATTCGCAAAATAATGCCAACGAATCATCTGGCGAAGATGATTCTGATGACGAGGGCAATGGCATAGGCAATGAACAGCATGATGAGCCCAAATTCTATGGCGACACCAGTATCTTATCCTCAACGGAGACGAACTCTGCCGCCAACACTACCAACAATACCCATGTGAATTCTAGTCATACACCCAACAATTGATATTTAAAGAAATTGCGGGAAAGAGCCGGCGGGGGAGGGAGAAGCAGTGGTGACAGCGGCAGTAATTTTGGCGTCGGAGGTGGTGGAGATGACAGTTGGGTATGGGTGGTCAGGAAAGCAAAATGATGAAAAGAAGTACAGAGTAGAGAATGGCTATCAATTAAAGGAGGATCATCTAATGGTGTATAACGGACGAAATGTAGCAAACAAAAGACGAAttgatgaatgaatgaatggacgTTTGACGTTGCAGTTGTTATAAATATTTCTATATATAGTTTCTAATGGAAGAGGTTCTATTTTTAGAACAGATTGCTCTATCTacaatattttcacaaaaaccCCTGTTAACaacgaaacaacaacaacaacagcatgttATCTGTTAGCCTGAAAACTCCCAtaattttcttttagaaaagGTAAGTTTATCTCTTGCATTATTGCTTAAAATACATGCATATGTGTGTTAGAGTGGATGTATGAAGCCCACATCATCCCACTTaagtttaattttcatttcatttgtttcaATTTGCATTAAGAAACGCTAGTCATatctaagattttttttaaacattctaCAGTTGGTCGATTGACTGGCTGCTTTACGGGTTTGTTACGGCAATAATCTTATCTCTTTGCTTTGGCGCTCGGCGCTCTCTACtcatacatgtttttttttgttgtatcaAATGCTCTTTTACGCTACTTTTGTTTCTTTGTATGCTCATTAAACAATaaacgagtttttttttttttttttgtttgctttcgcgtattttgttttttttttgtacttgtTTCTCtcagttttaaaattttctccatatAATCTtcttaaagaaatatttaaaaaaaaaccaacaatgaTGATATGATTTGTCATCTTTTATTAAACGAGCACTGGAGAAGTATAGGTACAATTATTGTCAACAGATTGAACCGACAAGTGATTTGAATAGCTAATATGGGCGGTATGATGATTAGAATGATAAAAATGAGAATTCTAGCGCCAACTAATTGTAGTGTGTCTCGCAAAGATTTTGTTGGTCCCCTGCCTCACCCACCGCCTCTACTATCAGCTAGCGTATGAGGTAGCCATCACTCTATAATATAAACTGTTTGTCACGAGGTTGATTAAACTTAGATTATTCTATTCAAAATCTATTGATTACGGTTAGTTTCTTAGTACGTAATGATGTATTGTTCCAAAGACGTCAAATTCGGGATTGGTTCACATATACTGCACTTCGtatttttatatagaagtcCAAATTCAGAAAGGGAGGCTTCCATGAACGGCTTTGACGCCCTTTCTGATtcctttacaaaaattttggaatattttccgggctgtgaaatcgttgtcgctggggatttcaatgtccacaacTCCGCCTGGCTTTGCCATTCGAGACATATGACTCCTGAGGGCCAATACGTTGAGCTTTTTGCTGCGCACAATGGTTTGGCGCAACTAGTGAACGAACCGACACATCGCATGTGAAAAGTATGAAATTAATACTCTTGCATCTCTTGGTAACCCCGATCACTGCATTTTTTCAGCATCTTTTTCGTATTCTGTTCTTCATACTGCTTCCTCTCCAATCCCGAAGCGGtctggcgtcatgccccaaatgttttttttgaactcgtggag includes:
- the LOC106095670 gene encoding pleckstrin homology domain-containing family F member 1 homolog, translated to MVDRLVNSEANTRRIATVENCFGSSGVALAIPGRVLVGEGVLTKMCRKRPKSRQFFLFNDILVYGNIVIGKKKYNKQHIMPLEEVSLENIDDCTQYRNGWLIRTTTKSFVVCAATPTEKQEWMAHINKCVEDLLRKSGKKPVENHAAVWVPDAEANVCMHCKKTQFTMIVRRHHCRNCGAVVCGPCSSKKFLLPQQSSKPQRVCSSCYDRLSKVVKQESAKMSSNSLNSSAHNDSQNNANESSGEDDSDDEGNGIGNEQHDEPKFYGDTSILSSTETNSAANTTNNTHVNSSHTPNN